The following proteins are co-located in the Bradyrhizobium sp. AZCC 2176 genome:
- a CDS encoding DUF4212 domain-containing protein, translated as MPDSTSLKAKEEAHWARTSRLMFTHLAVWFFFGFIIHMFVKPLNAIIIPILGFPLGFYMAAQGSLIVFVVMLFMFAKQQDKIDREYGFAEED; from the coding sequence ATGCCCGACTCGACAAGCCTGAAAGCGAAAGAAGAAGCCCACTGGGCGAGGACATCGCGGCTGATGTTCACGCATCTCGCGGTCTGGTTCTTCTTTGGCTTCATCATCCACATGTTCGTGAAGCCGCTCAACGCCATCATCATTCCGATCCTCGGTTTCCCGCTCGGCTTCTACATGGCCGCGCAGGGGTCGCTCATCGTGTTCGTGGTCATGCTGTTCATGTTCGCAAAACAGCAGGACAAGATTGATCGCGAATACGGCTTTGCCGAGGAAGATTGA
- a CDS encoding sodium:solute symporter family protein, producing MATQGAASTTDFIKNLGKMYGTYTGGFIGFILFLAVLEQVGVPNKILGYLFVFFTLAVYAIIGVMTRTAEVSEYYVAGRRVPAFYNGMATGADWMSAASFVGMAGTLFLLGYDGLAWVLGWTGGFVLVSILIGPYLRKFGAYTVPDFLSFRYGGNFARSLGVIVLVACSFTYVTAQIYGTGIIASRFLGMQFEIAVFAGLVGILLCAMLGGMRAVTWTQIAQYIVLIIAYLTPIVILSTKKYGIPIPELTYGQAIADITAREQQMLATGLTTAAALKPHIQPFINYSPLNFFAIIMCMMVGTASLPHILMRYFTTPSVREARQSVAWSLLFIFLLYFSAPAYAAFSKLEVYTNIIGRDLSAIRPWLFSWGELGLIQICGKNAASIDAIVAACKAIAGHPGVVRLQDFVINTDVIVLSTPEIAGLPYVISGLVAAGGLAAALSTADGLLLAIANALSHDVYYKMIDPNAPTMRRLTVARALLVVVAVIAAATAATKPGDILAMVGWAFSLAMAGNFPALVMGVWWKRTTATGAVCGIIAGFGLCLFYLVTTRYFPGAGVKYFGMTSLTNPLTGAPLVDIAKAMTLPNAMESFPTLAHPMANKVGWFDLTNIACGLLGTPLGFAVIYIVSKLGKEPSAEMQAYVDDIRKPRGRTVLEERTI from the coding sequence ATGGCTACACAAGGCGCTGCCAGCACCACGGATTTCATCAAGAACCTGGGGAAGATGTACGGTACGTATACCGGCGGCTTCATCGGATTCATCCTCTTCCTCGCGGTTCTCGAGCAAGTCGGCGTTCCGAACAAGATCCTTGGCTATCTGTTCGTGTTCTTCACGCTCGCGGTTTACGCGATCATCGGGGTGATGACGCGAACGGCGGAAGTCTCCGAGTATTATGTCGCCGGACGGCGTGTCCCGGCTTTCTACAACGGCATGGCGACCGGTGCCGACTGGATGTCGGCGGCATCTTTCGTCGGCATGGCCGGCACTCTGTTCCTGCTCGGCTATGACGGCCTGGCCTGGGTGCTCGGATGGACCGGCGGCTTCGTGCTGGTATCGATCCTGATCGGACCATACCTGCGCAAGTTTGGCGCCTACACGGTGCCCGACTTCCTGTCGTTCCGGTACGGTGGCAATTTCGCTCGTTCTCTAGGCGTGATTGTGCTGGTCGCCTGCTCCTTTACCTATGTGACGGCGCAAATCTACGGCACCGGGATTATCGCCTCACGATTCCTTGGAATGCAGTTCGAGATCGCGGTGTTTGCAGGCCTTGTCGGCATCCTGCTCTGCGCGATGCTGGGCGGGATGCGGGCGGTGACCTGGACGCAGATCGCACAATACATCGTGCTGATCATCGCCTATCTGACCCCGATCGTTATCCTGTCCACCAAGAAGTATGGAATTCCGATCCCCGAACTCACTTACGGACAGGCGATTGCGGATATTACCGCGCGCGAGCAACAAATGCTGGCGACGGGTCTGACGACAGCCGCAGCGCTGAAGCCGCACATCCAGCCCTTTATCAACTACAGCCCGCTCAACTTCTTTGCGATCATCATGTGCATGATGGTCGGTACTGCATCGTTGCCACATATTCTGATGCGTTACTTCACCACCCCGTCGGTGCGTGAGGCGCGTCAGTCCGTCGCCTGGTCGCTGCTGTTCATCTTCCTGCTGTATTTCTCCGCGCCGGCCTACGCGGCATTCTCGAAACTGGAGGTGTACACCAACATCATCGGGCGGGATCTGTCCGCCATTCGCCCCTGGCTGTTCAGCTGGGGTGAACTCGGTCTGATCCAGATCTGCGGCAAGAATGCCGCCAGCATCGACGCCATCGTGGCGGCGTGCAAGGCGATCGCAGGACATCCCGGCGTCGTGAGACTGCAGGACTTCGTCATCAATACGGACGTGATCGTGCTTTCCACGCCAGAAATCGCGGGACTTCCGTATGTGATCTCGGGTCTGGTGGCAGCGGGCGGTCTGGCCGCTGCGCTGTCGACGGCGGACGGGCTGCTGCTCGCCATCGCAAACGCCCTCTCGCACGACGTCTATTACAAGATGATCGACCCCAACGCCCCGACGATGCGTCGGCTCACCGTGGCGCGCGCTCTTCTTGTGGTCGTTGCCGTGATCGCAGCCGCGACCGCCGCAACCAAACCCGGGGATATCCTGGCCATGGTCGGCTGGGCGTTCTCGCTGGCGATGGCGGGTAACTTCCCGGCGCTCGTGATGGGCGTCTGGTGGAAGCGGACAACGGCGACGGGGGCGGTCTGCGGTATTATCGCCGGCTTCGGACTGTGCCTGTTCTACCTCGTCACGACCCGGTACTTCCCGGGCGCGGGCGTGAAGTATTTCGGCATGACGTCGCTGACCAACCCGCTGACTGGGGCGCCGCTGGTCGATATCGCCAAAGCCATGACGTTGCCCAATGCCATGGAAAGCTTCCCGACCCTCGCCCACCCGATGGCGAACAAGGTTGGTTGGTTCGACCTGACCAACATCGCCTGCGGGTTGTTGGGAACGCCGCTGGGCTTCGCGGTCATCTACATCGTCAGCAAGCTCGGCAAGGAGCCATCGGCGGAAATGCAAGCCTATGTCGACGACATCCGGAAGCCGCGAGGCAGGACGGTGCTCGAGGAGAGGACCATTTAA
- a CDS encoding MFS transporter — translation MTKDERFVILASSLGTVFEWYDFYLFGSLASIIGAQFFGVIDPATNQPMFNQATRDIFALLAFAAGFIVRPFGAIVFGRVGDIVGRKYTFLVTILIMGLSTFIVGILPNAATIGIAAPIILIALRLLQGLALGGEYGGAATYVAEHAPMGKRGYYTSFIQTTATLGLFLSLLVILFTRSALGETDFAKWGWRIPFLVSVLLLGISVWIRLRLNESPVFQKMKDEGKGSKAPLTEAFANWSNAKIVILALIGGVMGQGVVWYTGQFYALFFMQSILKVDGYTANLLIAWSLLFGTGFFVVFGALSDRIGRKPIILAGCLIAALTFFPIFRMITTNANPALEKAIESVKVEVVADKAGCGDLFNPVGTRVFTAPCDTARAYLAQQSVKYSTSYGAAGSGVKVVVNGKDVPYTAAAASNPQVLAAVQGAGYPKAGDAQIVKMSHPFDIFQPRIAAVIGLLFILVVYVTMVYGPIAAMLVELFPTKIRYTSMSLPYHIGNGWFGGLLPATSFAIVASTGDIYAGLWYPIIFASITAVVGFFFLPETKDVDITK, via the coding sequence ATGACGAAGGACGAACGTTTCGTCATTCTCGCGTCTTCGCTCGGTACCGTCTTCGAATGGTATGACTTCTACCTGTTCGGTTCGCTTGCCAGCATCATCGGCGCGCAGTTCTTCGGCGTCATCGATCCCGCAACAAATCAGCCGATGTTCAACCAGGCCACGCGCGACATCTTCGCGCTGCTGGCGTTCGCCGCGGGCTTTATCGTTCGCCCGTTCGGCGCCATCGTGTTCGGTCGCGTCGGCGACATCGTCGGCCGCAAATACACCTTCCTCGTCACCATCCTGATCATGGGCCTGTCGACCTTCATCGTCGGCATATTGCCCAACGCGGCGACCATCGGCATTGCGGCACCGATCATCCTGATCGCATTGCGCCTGCTGCAGGGCCTCGCGCTCGGCGGTGAGTACGGCGGTGCGGCGACGTACGTGGCGGAGCATGCCCCGATGGGCAAGCGCGGCTACTACACCTCGTTCATCCAGACCACGGCGACGCTCGGCCTGTTCCTGTCGCTGCTGGTGATCCTGTTCACCCGTTCTGCACTCGGCGAAACCGATTTCGCGAAATGGGGCTGGCGCATTCCGTTCCTGGTCTCGGTGTTGCTGCTCGGCATCTCGGTCTGGATCCGGCTGCGGTTGAATGAATCGCCGGTATTCCAGAAGATGAAGGACGAGGGCAAGGGCTCCAAGGCGCCGCTGACCGAAGCCTTCGCCAACTGGAGCAACGCCAAGATCGTCATCCTGGCGCTGATCGGCGGCGTGATGGGCCAGGGCGTGGTCTGGTACACGGGCCAGTTCTACGCGCTGTTCTTCATGCAATCGATCCTCAAGGTCGACGGCTATACCGCGAACCTGCTGATCGCCTGGTCGCTATTGTTCGGCACCGGCTTCTTCGTCGTGTTCGGCGCACTGTCCGACAGGATCGGCCGCAAGCCGATCATTCTGGCGGGCTGCCTGATCGCGGCGCTGACCTTCTTCCCGATCTTCAGGATGATCACCACCAACGCCAACCCGGCGCTGGAGAAAGCCATCGAGTCAGTCAAGGTGGAAGTGGTCGCAGACAAGGCAGGCTGCGGCGATCTGTTCAACCCGGTCGGCACCCGCGTCTTCACGGCACCCTGTGACACCGCCCGTGCCTACCTCGCGCAGCAGTCGGTCAAGTATTCGACCAGCTACGGTGCGGCAGGCTCCGGCGTGAAGGTCGTCGTCAACGGCAAGGATGTGCCGTACACGGCAGCGGCGGCTTCCAACCCGCAAGTGCTGGCGGCGGTGCAGGGCGCAGGCTATCCGAAAGCAGGCGACGCCCAGATTGTGAAGATGTCGCATCCGTTCGATATCTTCCAACCGCGGATCGCGGCTGTGATCGGGCTGCTGTTCATCCTGGTGGTCTACGTCACCATGGTGTACGGGCCGATCGCGGCGATGCTGGTCGAACTGTTCCCAACCAAGATCCGCTACACCTCGATGTCGCTGCCCTATCACATCGGCAACGGCTGGTTCGGCGGATTGCTGCCGGCGACCTCGTTCGCGATCGTGGCCTCGACCGGCGATATCTACGCGGGTCTCTGGTATCCGATCATCTTCGCTTCGATTACCGCGGTGGTCGGCTTCTTCTTCCTGCCGGAAACCAAGGACGTCGACATCACGAAGTAA
- a CDS encoding secondary thiamine-phosphate synthase enzyme YjbQ — MTSPKSVSRTTPSAVAANTIVSSLLTVQTSGAGFTDLTAEVAKFVRDARAREGAVTLFIRHTSASLTIQENADPTVLVDLTTALNRLAPENAGWRHDTEGPDDMPAHIKTMLTATSLHVPVLQGAPALGTWQAIYLVEHRARPHRREIVLQFIGATN, encoded by the coding sequence ATGACCTCACCAAAATCTGTTTCCCGCACCACGCCCTCCGCCGTCGCCGCCAACACCATTGTGTCCTCGCTGCTGACCGTGCAGACCTCAGGCGCAGGCTTTACCGACCTCACCGCCGAGGTCGCGAAATTCGTGCGCGACGCCCGGGCGCGCGAAGGCGCTGTGACGCTGTTCATCCGCCACACCTCGGCGTCGCTGACGATCCAGGAAAATGCCGATCCGACCGTGCTCGTCGATTTGACGACGGCGCTGAACCGGCTCGCGCCCGAAAACGCCGGCTGGCGCCACGACACCGAGGGACCGGACGACATGCCGGCGCACATCAAGACCATGCTGACCGCGACCTCGCTGCACGTCCCGGTGCTGCAGGGCGCGCCCGCGCTGGGCACGTGGCAGGCGATCTACCTGGTCGAGCACCGCGCGCGGCCGCACCGGCGCGAGATCGTGCTGCAGTTCATCGGCGCCACAAATTGA
- a CDS encoding IS110 family transposase produces MNYYAGIDVSLECSSVCVVDASGKILREARVASEPEALIAWFRSSGFEFERIGLEAGPLSQWLFAGMKAAGLAVELLETRHVRKAFEAMPVKSDRNDARGIAQLMRLGWFRPVHCKSISAQETRSLLTARKLVQSKLLDVENSLRGILRGFGLKVGKTTGQKFAGRIEELVDGHPHLQMIAKALLAVRAVLRTEFAAFEKQTCRMVRSDMQARLLTSVPAVGPIVALTYASAIDDPTRFKSSKQAGAHFGLTPKKHQSGETNYTGRISKIGDASVRTALYEAANVMLTKPVKGCSQLKSWAMRIKKRAGMSKAKVALARRLAVIMHRMLADGTPFNAAATAA; encoded by the coding sequence ATGAACTACTATGCCGGAATCGACGTGTCATTGGAATGCTCGAGCGTGTGTGTTGTTGACGCAAGCGGCAAGATTTTGCGCGAGGCCAGGGTGGCCAGCGAGCCGGAGGCGCTGATCGCCTGGTTCCGGTCGTCTGGCTTTGAGTTTGAGCGGATCGGGCTGGAGGCCGGGCCGCTGTCGCAATGGCTGTTTGCGGGGATGAAGGCCGCCGGCCTCGCCGTTGAGCTGCTGGAGACGCGGCACGTGCGGAAGGCGTTTGAGGCGATGCCGGTCAAGTCGGATCGCAACGACGCGCGAGGGATTGCGCAACTGATGCGGCTGGGCTGGTTCCGACCGGTCCACTGCAAATCGATCAGTGCGCAAGAGACCCGATCGCTGCTGACGGCGCGCAAGCTGGTGCAATCGAAGCTTCTCGACGTGGAGAACAGCCTGCGCGGGATCCTGCGCGGTTTTGGCCTGAAGGTTGGCAAGACGACCGGGCAGAAGTTCGCGGGACGGATCGAGGAACTCGTGGACGGCCACCCGCACCTGCAGATGATCGCCAAGGCGCTGCTGGCGGTGCGGGCGGTGCTGCGGACCGAGTTCGCAGCTTTCGAGAAACAGACCTGCAGGATGGTGCGGTCTGACATGCAGGCGCGGCTGCTGACGTCGGTCCCGGCGGTCGGCCCGATCGTGGCGCTGACCTATGCCAGCGCCATCGACGATCCAACCCGGTTCAAATCGTCGAAGCAGGCAGGAGCCCATTTCGGGTTGACCCCGAAGAAGCACCAATCCGGCGAGACCAACTACACCGGCCGGATCAGCAAGATCGGTGACGCCTCGGTGCGCACGGCGCTTTACGAGGCCGCCAACGTCATGCTGACCAAGCCGGTCAAAGGCTGTTCGCAATTGAAGAGCTGGGCCATGCGGATCAAAAAGCGCGCCGGCATGAGCAAAGCCAAGGTGGCGCTGGCGCGCCGGCTCGCGGTGATCATGCATCGCATGCTCGCCGACGGAACCCCCTTTAACGCCGCTGCGACGGCAGCCTGA
- a CDS encoding DsbA family protein yields the protein MPRQVDSYFSLQSPWAYIGHQSFRDLISTYDLKLNHKPAVLVDLFFGNRRLALDEGPPVRQRCRMVELQRWRDKRGLKFHLQPATRQATDGALRFEGNQRGL from the coding sequence ATGCCGCGTCAGGTCGATTCCTATTTCTCGCTCCAATCGCCCTGGGCCTACATCGGCCATCAGTCCTTTCGCGACCTGATAAGTACTTACGATCTCAAGCTTAATCACAAGCCGGCAGTGCTGGTCGATCTATTTTTCGGAAACCGGCGGCTTGCCCTTGATGAAGGGCCACCGGTACGGCAGCGCTGCCGGATGGTCGAATTGCAGCGCTGGCGCGACAAGCGCGGACTGAAATTTCATCTGCAGCCGGCTACCCGGCAAGCAACTGATGGAGCGCTCCGGTTCGAAGGAAATCAGCGCGGCCTATGA
- a CDS encoding AtpZ/AtpI family protein, whose protein sequence is MAQDKNDNASGNRDQPSSDEAALSARLGSLDQRLSEIRDSRKPRTDQPGTESGDSAARASAMALGFRLSSELVAGVVVGAAIGWGFDRLLSTSPFGFIVFLLLGFVAGVVNVVRTAGAGPGRR, encoded by the coding sequence ATGGCCCAAGACAAGAACGACAACGCAAGTGGAAATCGCGATCAGCCGTCTTCCGACGAAGCTGCGCTTTCCGCAAGGCTCGGAAGTCTGGATCAACGGTTGTCCGAAATTCGCGACAGCCGGAAACCCAGGACTGATCAACCCGGAACTGAAAGCGGAGATTCGGCTGCCAGAGCATCTGCGATGGCGCTGGGTTTCCGGCTTTCCTCGGAGTTGGTCGCGGGCGTTGTCGTCGGAGCGGCGATTGGCTGGGGGTTCGACCGTTTATTGTCGACATCGCCGTTCGGTTTCATCGTGTTTCTTCTGCTCGGCTTCGTCGCCGGCGTGGTCAACGTGGTGAGAACTGCAGGCGCAGGTCCAGGCAGGCGCTGA
- a CDS encoding F0F1 ATP synthase subunit A, whose translation MKIDPIHQFNIEPLFTIGHIGNHTIAFTNSSLYMFLSVAVISLLMIGGMAGRQLVPGRLQSIAEISYEFVASTIRSTAGAEGMKFFPLIFSLFMFICISNLIGIIPYTFTVSSHIIVTAALAFLVFFTVLIYGLYKNGFKFFKIFVPSGVPIYILPLVMFIEILSFFLRPVSHSVRLFANMLAGHIALKVFAGFVAMLGVSLGALGWAGGMLPLALTVALTALELLVAFLQAYVFAILTCIYLNDAIHPGH comes from the coding sequence ATGAAAATCGACCCGATCCACCAGTTCAATATCGAACCCCTCTTCACGATCGGCCATATCGGCAACCACACGATCGCCTTCACCAACTCTTCGCTCTACATGTTCCTGTCGGTAGCGGTGATCTCGCTATTGATGATCGGCGGCATGGCGGGACGGCAACTGGTTCCCGGGCGGCTGCAGTCGATCGCCGAAATCTCCTACGAGTTCGTCGCCTCGACGATCCGCTCTACCGCCGGCGCGGAAGGCATGAAGTTCTTCCCGCTGATCTTCTCGCTGTTCATGTTCATCTGCATCTCGAACCTGATCGGCATCATCCCCTACACGTTCACGGTTTCGAGCCACATCATCGTCACCGCGGCGCTGGCCTTCCTGGTTTTCTTCACCGTCCTGATCTACGGGCTCTACAAGAACGGCTTCAAGTTCTTCAAGATTTTCGTGCCCTCCGGCGTGCCGATCTACATCCTGCCGCTGGTCATGTTCATCGAAATCCTGTCGTTCTTCCTGCGGCCGGTCTCACACAGCGTGCGTTTGTTCGCCAACATGCTGGCCGGCCACATCGCGCTGAAGGTGTTCGCGGGCTTCGTTGCCATGCTCGGCGTCTCGCTTGGCGCGCTCGGCTGGGCCGGCGGCATGCTGCCGCTGGCGCTCACGGTGGCGCTGACCGCGCTCGAACTGCTGGTCGCATTCCTGCAGGCCTATGTGTTCGCGATCCTGACCTGCATCTACCTCAACGACGCCATTCATCCGGGACACTAA
- a CDS encoding F0F1 ATP synthase subunit C translates to MEPAAAKLIGAGIACIGMGGAGVGVGIIFGNYLAAAVRNPSAAQGQFGNLIFGFAVTEALGIFSLLIALLLLFVPL, encoded by the coding sequence ATGGAACCGGCAGCAGCTAAACTTATCGGCGCGGGCATCGCATGCATCGGCATGGGCGGCGCGGGCGTCGGCGTGGGCATCATCTTCGGCAACTACCTTGCCGCTGCCGTGCGCAATCCTTCCGCAGCACAGGGCCAGTTCGGCAACCTGATCTTCGGCTTCGCCGTGACCGAAGCGCTCGGCATCTTCTCGCTGCTGATCGCGCTGCTGCTGCTGTTCGTTCCGCTCTGA
- a CDS encoding F0F1 ATP synthase subunit B family protein: MAEKSHGTGAHTEADGGHGGGFPPFESSTFASQLVSLVIAFVALYVIVSRFALPRVESVIDARQNAIEGDLAAAQKLKDESDAALKAYETELASARSRAQAIGSETREKLNAAAEAERKKLEDQLATKLAAAEKQIAATRETAMSNVRGIAADAAGAIVQRLTGVLPDGKTVSKAVDATLKG; this comes from the coding sequence GTGGCTGAGAAAAGTCATGGTACCGGCGCCCACACCGAGGCAGACGGCGGACACGGCGGAGGATTTCCTCCGTTCGAGTCGAGCACGTTTGCTTCGCAACTGGTGTCGCTCGTTATCGCGTTCGTCGCGCTCTATGTGATCGTGTCCCGCTTTGCGCTGCCGCGCGTCGAAAGCGTGATCGACGCACGTCAGAACGCGATCGAGGGCGATCTGGCGGCCGCGCAGAAGCTGAAGGACGAGTCGGATGCTGCGCTGAAGGCGTATGAGACCGAACTCGCTTCCGCTCGCTCCCGCGCGCAAGCCATCGGCAGCGAGACCCGCGAGAAGCTGAACGCGGCCGCGGAAGCCGAGCGCAAGAAGCTGGAAGACCAGCTCGCCACCAAGCTTGCCGCCGCCGAGAAGCAGATTGCGGCGACCCGCGAGACCGCGATGAGCAATGTCCGCGGCATCGCCGCGGATGCCGCCGGCGCGATCGTGCAGCGGCTCACCGGCGTGCTGCCCGACGGCAAGACGGTGAGCAAGGCCGTCGATGCCACGTTGAAGGGATAG
- a CDS encoding F0F1 ATP synthase subunit B family protein yields the protein MFTEPETWVAIAFVILMVLFAYLGIHKTVLTALDHRAQRIKAELDDARRLKEEAAKLLGEYKTRRASAEREAEEIIANAKAEAERIAIEAKAKMEDFVARRTKTAEGKIALAEAQALADVRAAAANAAVEAASTILSQSVKGSVADDLLAKGIAEVRAKLN from the coding sequence ATGTTCACCGAACCGGAAACCTGGGTCGCGATCGCTTTCGTCATCCTCATGGTGCTGTTTGCCTATCTCGGCATCCACAAGACGGTGCTGACGGCGCTCGATCATCGCGCCCAGCGCATCAAGGCCGAACTTGACGACGCCCGCCGTCTCAAGGAGGAGGCCGCCAAGCTGCTCGGCGAATACAAGACCCGCCGTGCCAGCGCCGAGCGCGAGGCCGAGGAAATCATCGCCAACGCCAAGGCCGAAGCCGAGCGCATCGCGATCGAGGCCAAAGCCAAGATGGAAGACTTCGTCGCCCGCCGCACCAAGACCGCCGAGGGCAAGATCGCCCTCGCCGAAGCCCAGGCGCTGGCCGATGTCCGCGCCGCCGCCGCCAACGCCGCAGTCGAAGCCGCCTCGACCATCCTGTCGCAGTCGGTCAAGGGCTCGGTCGCCGACGACCTGCTCGCCAAGGGCATCGCCGAAGTTCGCGCCAAGCTGAACTGA
- a CDS encoding GNAT family N-acetyltransferase, which produces MALFRLPTSGPAALVPRGHGLLLRAPQMADFLQWAQLREQSRAYLTPWEPIWPSDDLTRAGFRRRLRRYAEDIAADRSYPFIIFRESDGAMIGGITLANVRRGIVQAGTIGYWVGEPYAHRGYMTAALRVLLPTLFGELNLHRIEAACIPSNSPSIRVLEKCGFTREGLARRYLCINGVWQDHLLFGLLHEDFRG; this is translated from the coding sequence ATGGCCCTGTTTCGTTTGCCAACCAGCGGACCAGCCGCGCTCGTGCCGCGCGGTCACGGTCTCCTGCTGCGCGCCCCGCAAATGGCGGATTTCCTGCAATGGGCGCAATTGCGCGAACAAAGCCGCGCTTACCTGACGCCGTGGGAGCCGATCTGGCCGTCGGACGATCTGACCCGCGCCGGCTTTCGCCGAAGGTTGCGCCGCTACGCCGAGGATATCGCCGCCGACCGCTCCTATCCGTTCATCATCTTCCGCGAGTCCGACGGCGCCATGATCGGCGGCATCACGCTGGCCAATGTCCGCCGCGGCATCGTGCAGGCCGGCACCATCGGCTATTGGGTCGGCGAGCCCTACGCCCATCGCGGCTACATGACCGCGGCGCTTCGGGTGCTGCTGCCGACGCTGTTCGGTGAGCTCAATTTGCACCGCATCGAGGCCGCCTGCATTCCCTCCAATTCGCCCTCGATCCGGGTGCTGGAGAAATGCGGCTTCACCCGCGAGGGGTTGGCGCGGCGCTATCTCTGCATCAACGGCGTCTGGCAGGACCATCTGCTGTTCGGCCTGCTGCATGAGGATTTCCGCGGCTGA
- a CDS encoding M16 family metallopeptidase encodes MSVDVTKLPSGLTVVTDTMPHLETAALGVWAGVGGRDEKPNEHGISHLLEHMAFKGTTRRSSREIVEEIEAVGGDLNAGTSTETTAYYARVMKADVPLALDVLSDILANPSFVPDELEREKSVIVQEIGAAQDTPDDVVFEHLNELCFPEQPMGRSLLGTAKTLKNFDRDMLRGYLSTHYRGPDMVVAAAGAVDHKRVVEDVAKRFASFDATPAPKPVPALFGKGGSRVVHRDLEQAHLTLALEGVPQTDLSLFSLQVFTNTLGGGMSSRLFQEVREKRGLCYSIYTFHAPYSDTGFFGLYTGTDPGDAPEMMEVIVDVINDAVETLTEAEIARAKAQMKAGLLMALESCSSRAEQLARHVLAYGRPQTVEELVARIDAVSVESTRNAAHALLSRSRPAVVALGSGRGLDTAVSFAEGLTKSKAKTLLH; translated from the coding sequence ATGAGCGTTGACGTGACCAAGCTGCCGTCCGGTCTGACCGTCGTCACCGACACCATGCCGCATCTGGAAACGGCCGCGCTCGGCGTCTGGGCCGGCGTCGGCGGCCGCGACGAAAAGCCGAACGAGCACGGCATCTCGCATCTTCTGGAACACATGGCCTTCAAGGGCACGACGCGGCGCTCCTCGCGCGAGATCGTCGAGGAAATCGAGGCGGTCGGCGGCGACCTCAATGCGGGAACCTCGACGGAGACCACCGCCTATTATGCGCGGGTGATGAAGGCCGACGTGCCGCTCGCGCTCGACGTGCTCTCCGACATCCTGGCCAATCCGTCCTTCGTGCCGGATGAACTCGAGCGCGAGAAGAGCGTCATCGTGCAGGAAATCGGCGCGGCGCAGGATACGCCTGATGACGTCGTGTTCGAACACCTCAACGAACTCTGCTTTCCAGAGCAGCCGATGGGCCGTTCGCTGCTCGGCACCGCGAAGACGCTGAAGAATTTCGATCGCGACATGCTGCGCGGCTATCTCTCGACGCATTACCGCGGCCCCGACATGGTGGTGGCCGCCGCGGGTGCGGTCGACCACAAGCGCGTGGTCGAGGACGTGGCGAAAAGATTTGCCAGCTTCGACGCCACACCCGCGCCGAAGCCGGTGCCGGCGCTGTTCGGCAAGGGCGGCTCGCGGGTGGTGCACCGCGACCTCGAGCAGGCGCATCTGACGCTGGCGCTCGAAGGCGTGCCGCAGACCGATCTGTCGCTGTTCTCGCTGCAGGTCTTCACCAACACGCTCGGCGGCGGAATGTCGTCGCGGCTGTTCCAGGAAGTGCGCGAAAAGCGCGGCTTGTGCTATTCGATCTATACCTTCCACGCGCCGTATTCCGACACCGGCTTTTTCGGCCTCTACACCGGCACCGATCCCGGCGACGCGCCCGAAATGATGGAGGTCATCGTCGACGTCATCAATGACGCCGTCGAGACCCTCACCGAGGCCGAGATTGCCCGCGCCAAGGCGCAGATGAAGGCGGGGCTGCTGATGGCGCTGGAAAGCTGCTCCTCCCGGGCTGAGCAGCTCGCGCGGCACGTGCTGGCCTATGGCCGGCCCCAGACGGTGGAAGAGCTGGTGGCGCGGATCGACGCGGTCAGCGTCGAATCGACCCGCAATGCGGCGCACGCGTTGTTGTCCCGCAGCCGGCCGGCGGTTGTCGCGCTTGGCAGCGGCAGGGGTCTGGACACGGCGGTGTCTTTTGCGGAAGGATTGACGAAGTCGAAGGCGAAGACGCTGCTGCATTAG